One window of the Trifolium pratense cultivar HEN17-A07 linkage group LG2, ARS_RC_1.1, whole genome shotgun sequence genome contains the following:
- the LOC123907445 gene encoding subtilisin-like serine-protease S isoform X2, which produces MGSKSSDQDPDDILNHNHQILAEVHRGSVEQAQASHIYSYKHGFKGFAAKLTDEQAYQISKMPGVVSVFPNSKRKLHTTHSWDFMGLLDDETMENKGYSTKNQTNVIIGLIDTGIWPESPSFRDTDMPPVPRGWKGHCQNGEAFNASSCNRKVIGARYYMSGYEAEEGSDKKVSFRSPRDSSGHGSHTASTAAGRYVADMNYKGLASGKARGGAPMARIAVYKTCWDSGCYDVDLLAAFDDAIRDGVHIISLSLGPEAPQGDYFNDAISVGSFHAARHGVLVVASSGNDGTVGSATNLAPWIITVAASSTDRDFTSDILLGNGVHITGESLSLFETNASRRIIPASEAFAGYFTPYQSSYCLDSSLNKTKTKGKILVCRHDEGSMASKLEKSKVVKEAGGVGMVLIDETDQGVAIPFVIPSAIVQRKTGEQILSYINSTRIPMSRISGAKTVVGVQPAPRAAAFSSKGPNSLTPEILKPDILAPGLNILAAWSPAAAGNMKFNILSGTSMSCPHVTGIAAFIKAVHPSWSPSAIKSAIMTTATILDKHNEPIRVDPDRGRANAFDYGAGFVNPARALEPGLVYDSQPEDFVAFLCSIGYDEKSLHLVTRDNSTCDGAFKTPSDLNYPSIAVPNLEDNFSATRVVTNVGTARSVYEAEVLSPAGVNVTVVPNRLVFTRTGQKIKFTVNFKVISPLKGYAFGFLTWRNRISQVTSPLVVKVATASLGLVR; this is translated from the exons ATGGGAAGCAAAAGTAGTGATCAAGATCCAGATGATATTCTGAATCATAATCATCAAATACTTGCAGAAGTTCATAGAGGAAG TGTTGAACAAGCACaagcttcacatatttatagctACAAACATGGTTTCAAAGGCTTTGCGGCAAAGCTCACTGATGAACAGGCTTACCAAATTTCAA AAATGCCGGGAGTGGTTTCTGTGTTCCCTAATTCTAAAAGAAAGTTGCATACTACTCATTCATGGGACTTCATGGGACTTTTAGATGATGAAACAATGGAGAATAAGGGTTACTCAaccaaaaaccaaacaaatgTCATTATTGGTCTCATTGATACTG GAATTTGGCCTGAATCACCGAGTTTTAGAGACACTGACATGCCACCGGTGCCGCGTGGATGGAAAGGCCATTGTCAAAATGGAGAAGCTTTCAATGCTTCATCTTGCAACAG GAAAGTAATTGGAGCAAGATACTATATGAGTGGATATGAAGCAGAAGAAGGATCAGACAAAAAAGTCTCTTTCAGATCTCCAAGAGACAGCTCTGGTCATGGAAGTCATACAGCATCCACAGCAGCAGGACGATACGTGGCAGACATGAATTATAAGGGGTTGGCATCAGGAAAAGCAAGGGGAGGTGCACCTATGGCTAGAATTGCTGTTTACAAAACATGTTGGGATTCTGGTTGCTATGATGTGGATTTGTTAGCTGCCTTTGATGATGCCATAAGAGACGGTGTTCACATTATATCTTTATCTCTTGGTCCTGAAGCTCCTCAAGGTGACTATTTCAATGATGCCATATCCGTGGGATCTTTCCATGCTGCTAGACATGGAGTGCTTGTAGTAGCATCATCTGGAAATGATGGAACTGTTGGCTCTGCAACAAACCTTGCACCATGGATTATCACCGTTGCTGCTAGCTCAACAGATAGGGATTTCACCTCTGATATTCTGTTAGGAAATGGTGTTCACATCACG GGTGAGAGTCTCAGTCTATTCGAAACGAATGCATCCAGAAGAATAATTCCTGCATCTGAAGCCTTTGCGGGATATTTTACTCCTTATCAATCCAG TTACTGTTTAGATAGCTCACTAAACAAGACCAAGACCAAAGGGAAGATTTTGGTGTGTAGACATGATGAGGGTTCAATGGCATCAAAATTGGAAAAAAGTAAGGTAGTGAAAGAGGCGGGTGGAGTTGGGATGGTACTCATTGATGAAACAGATCAAGGTGTTGCCATTCCATTTGTGATACCTTCGGCTATTGTTCAAAGGAAAACAGGAGAACAGATTCTATCCTATATCAATAGCACACG CATCCCTATGTCAAGGATTTCCGGGGCCAAGACAGTAGTAGGAGTTCAGCCTGCACCGCGTGCAGCAGCATTTTCTTCCAAAGGCCCCAATTCCTTAACCCCGGAAATTTTGAAG CCTGATATTTTAGCTCCAGGGTTAAACATCCTAGCAGCATGGTCTCCAGCAGCAGCTGGAAACATGAAGTTCAATATTCTATCAGGAACTTCTATGTCTTGTCCTCATGTTACTGGAATTGCAGCCTTTATTAAAGCCGTGCATCCTTCATGGTCTCCATCTGCTATCAAATCTGCCATCATGACTACTG CAACAATTCTGGATAAGCACAATGAACCGATTAGAGTGGATCCTGATAGAGGAAGGGCTAATGCATTTGATTATGGAGCAGGGTTTGTGAACCCTGCAAGAGCACTGGAGCCTGGTCTTGTATATGATTCACAGCCAGAAGATTTTGTTGCATTCTTGTGTTCAATTGGATATGATGAGAAGTCACTCCATCTCGTTACAAGAGACAACAGCACATGTGATGGGGCATTCAAAACACCATCTGACCTCAACTATCCATCTATTGCAGTTCCCAATCTTGAAGACAACTTTTCAGCAACTCGAGTTGTGACTAATGTTGGAACAGCTAGAAGTGTATATGAAGCTGAAGTGTTGTCTCCAGCTGGAGTTAATGTTACTGTTGTGCCAAACCGGTTAGTATTCACAAGAACAGGACAGAAAATCAAGTTTACTGTAAATTTCAAAGTGATCTCTCCCTTAAAGGGATATGCATTTGGGTTCTTAACATGGAGGAACAGAATATCACAGGTCACCAGTCCTTTAGTTGTTAAGGTTGCAACAGCTAGCCTTGGGTTGGTCAGATAA
- the LOC123907445 gene encoding subtilisin-like serine-protease S isoform X1, with protein MSSFTHHRSIVIFNLFLAVLVANSSFCFSDKVYVVYMGSKSSDQDPDDILNHNHQILAEVHRGSVEQAQASHIYSYKHGFKGFAAKLTDEQAYQISKMPGVVSVFPNSKRKLHTTHSWDFMGLLDDETMENKGYSTKNQTNVIIGLIDTGIWPESPSFRDTDMPPVPRGWKGHCQNGEAFNASSCNRKVIGARYYMSGYEAEEGSDKKVSFRSPRDSSGHGSHTASTAAGRYVADMNYKGLASGKARGGAPMARIAVYKTCWDSGCYDVDLLAAFDDAIRDGVHIISLSLGPEAPQGDYFNDAISVGSFHAARHGVLVVASSGNDGTVGSATNLAPWIITVAASSTDRDFTSDILLGNGVHITGESLSLFETNASRRIIPASEAFAGYFTPYQSSYCLDSSLNKTKTKGKILVCRHDEGSMASKLEKSKVVKEAGGVGMVLIDETDQGVAIPFVIPSAIVQRKTGEQILSYINSTRIPMSRISGAKTVVGVQPAPRAAAFSSKGPNSLTPEILKPDILAPGLNILAAWSPAAAGNMKFNILSGTSMSCPHVTGIAAFIKAVHPSWSPSAIKSAIMTTATILDKHNEPIRVDPDRGRANAFDYGAGFVNPARALEPGLVYDSQPEDFVAFLCSIGYDEKSLHLVTRDNSTCDGAFKTPSDLNYPSIAVPNLEDNFSATRVVTNVGTARSVYEAEVLSPAGVNVTVVPNRLVFTRTGQKIKFTVNFKVISPLKGYAFGFLTWRNRISQVTSPLVVKVATASLGLVR; from the exons ATGTCTTCTTTTACACACCATAGAAGTATTGTCATCTTTAATCTTTTCCTTGCAGTACTTGTTGCAAATTCTAGCTTTTGCTTTTCTGATAAG GTTTATGTAGTGTATATGGGAAGCAAAAGTAGTGATCAAGATCCAGATGATATTCTGAATCATAATCATCAAATACTTGCAGAAGTTCATAGAGGAAG TGTTGAACAAGCACaagcttcacatatttatagctACAAACATGGTTTCAAAGGCTTTGCGGCAAAGCTCACTGATGAACAGGCTTACCAAATTTCAA AAATGCCGGGAGTGGTTTCTGTGTTCCCTAATTCTAAAAGAAAGTTGCATACTACTCATTCATGGGACTTCATGGGACTTTTAGATGATGAAACAATGGAGAATAAGGGTTACTCAaccaaaaaccaaacaaatgTCATTATTGGTCTCATTGATACTG GAATTTGGCCTGAATCACCGAGTTTTAGAGACACTGACATGCCACCGGTGCCGCGTGGATGGAAAGGCCATTGTCAAAATGGAGAAGCTTTCAATGCTTCATCTTGCAACAG GAAAGTAATTGGAGCAAGATACTATATGAGTGGATATGAAGCAGAAGAAGGATCAGACAAAAAAGTCTCTTTCAGATCTCCAAGAGACAGCTCTGGTCATGGAAGTCATACAGCATCCACAGCAGCAGGACGATACGTGGCAGACATGAATTATAAGGGGTTGGCATCAGGAAAAGCAAGGGGAGGTGCACCTATGGCTAGAATTGCTGTTTACAAAACATGTTGGGATTCTGGTTGCTATGATGTGGATTTGTTAGCTGCCTTTGATGATGCCATAAGAGACGGTGTTCACATTATATCTTTATCTCTTGGTCCTGAAGCTCCTCAAGGTGACTATTTCAATGATGCCATATCCGTGGGATCTTTCCATGCTGCTAGACATGGAGTGCTTGTAGTAGCATCATCTGGAAATGATGGAACTGTTGGCTCTGCAACAAACCTTGCACCATGGATTATCACCGTTGCTGCTAGCTCAACAGATAGGGATTTCACCTCTGATATTCTGTTAGGAAATGGTGTTCACATCACG GGTGAGAGTCTCAGTCTATTCGAAACGAATGCATCCAGAAGAATAATTCCTGCATCTGAAGCCTTTGCGGGATATTTTACTCCTTATCAATCCAG TTACTGTTTAGATAGCTCACTAAACAAGACCAAGACCAAAGGGAAGATTTTGGTGTGTAGACATGATGAGGGTTCAATGGCATCAAAATTGGAAAAAAGTAAGGTAGTGAAAGAGGCGGGTGGAGTTGGGATGGTACTCATTGATGAAACAGATCAAGGTGTTGCCATTCCATTTGTGATACCTTCGGCTATTGTTCAAAGGAAAACAGGAGAACAGATTCTATCCTATATCAATAGCACACG CATCCCTATGTCAAGGATTTCCGGGGCCAAGACAGTAGTAGGAGTTCAGCCTGCACCGCGTGCAGCAGCATTTTCTTCCAAAGGCCCCAATTCCTTAACCCCGGAAATTTTGAAG CCTGATATTTTAGCTCCAGGGTTAAACATCCTAGCAGCATGGTCTCCAGCAGCAGCTGGAAACATGAAGTTCAATATTCTATCAGGAACTTCTATGTCTTGTCCTCATGTTACTGGAATTGCAGCCTTTATTAAAGCCGTGCATCCTTCATGGTCTCCATCTGCTATCAAATCTGCCATCATGACTACTG CAACAATTCTGGATAAGCACAATGAACCGATTAGAGTGGATCCTGATAGAGGAAGGGCTAATGCATTTGATTATGGAGCAGGGTTTGTGAACCCTGCAAGAGCACTGGAGCCTGGTCTTGTATATGATTCACAGCCAGAAGATTTTGTTGCATTCTTGTGTTCAATTGGATATGATGAGAAGTCACTCCATCTCGTTACAAGAGACAACAGCACATGTGATGGGGCATTCAAAACACCATCTGACCTCAACTATCCATCTATTGCAGTTCCCAATCTTGAAGACAACTTTTCAGCAACTCGAGTTGTGACTAATGTTGGAACAGCTAGAAGTGTATATGAAGCTGAAGTGTTGTCTCCAGCTGGAGTTAATGTTACTGTTGTGCCAAACCGGTTAGTATTCACAAGAACAGGACAGAAAATCAAGTTTACTGTAAATTTCAAAGTGATCTCTCCCTTAAAGGGATATGCATTTGGGTTCTTAACATGGAGGAACAGAATATCACAGGTCACCAGTCCTTTAGTTGTTAAGGTTGCAACAGCTAGCCTTGGGTTGGTCAGATAA